CATGGGATATCCTTGAATAATCCAAGAGGCGCAAACATGATGAACAAGTGAGACGATACTCAAGGTATCTCAGCTCAATAGGGGCTTCGTGCTCCTCTAGCCACAGCATGCAGGACTAAGCTGATAATTCGGGACTTTGACTCTCGAGTAAACTCGATACCCAGGTGATGCTTCACCAATGGGCTGAGTACTTAGTCTGCTTGGTCTCCAAAAGCCGTGGCGGTTCGTAGTTATTGGCATGAAAGCATGTTGTCCGGTGGGGTTTCAGCTAGCACTGGGTTAATGGTTTTAAAAAGTGTCGCacagcttaatattaatatataaaactgGAATTGTCTTATAGACCTTGGTGTTGGATGGAAATGAAGAGGGTAAGAAGCAGTGGCAGCTTCAGCTAACAATGCTCTGACGTTGCAAAGTGTGCAAACTCTATGCCTGAATTTTGAGGTGTTGATTTCAGTGTATCTCCCTCAAACACTTCACAACTTCCAGTCGGCAAAACAAATCTGAAGAGATTTTGAATTCTTGAAGAAAATTCaatatttttatctatttaaatatttatttgCATATACATAATATCGTTGATCCAAATCTTTCTCCAATCTGATTGCTCAATCAcaactatatattttctacCAGACAGACTCAACCTCTCTCACGCTCAACTGCACATCATCTGTACTACCACCGGTTGAAAAAAGCCTGGCATATGTAGCTTTCTCATCTGGGAATATCTGTGCTGTCACAGTTGTCTCACCCTGTCCACCAAAAACCTCAACACTGGACCAGTCAACAAAGATACGGAGCGCCACTGTGCCATCCTCCGCCGGCGAAAGCGGAGCGTGGTAGATGCTCGCAAATGTCTCGTCGAAAGATGAATTCCCTGATCTCCTCCGGTCAACGAAGACCTGCTCCGTGGCAAAGTCGTATCCAATTCGTGTCTGCTGGGTGGAGTTTTGGGTTGCGCGAAGGGAGATCCCGAAATCAGAGGGCGACCTTGACGATGAAGGATTAGTGTTGCGATCCGAGAAGGTCAAGTTGACCTCTAGTGCCTTTCCGAGGGGCCCAAGGCTGTGGGTTCCTTCTGGGAGGGACTCAAAATGAGAGGTATGCGCTTCGCTAGTGATGGCGTCCCAATCCTCCTCTGGTTCTTGTGCAAGGGTAACATTGCCATTGACTGTTTTAAGTGCAATTCTTCGGGGTATAGCCATTGCGCCGCGCCAGCTACTTGTCGGAATTTTGTCAGAGTACTGCCAGTTGTTCATCCAGGCGATGACCGTGCGCTGATACTCGGGCTGACCGTTGTACACGAGCGCAGCGTAAAAGTCCGGGCCATAATCGAACCAGTTCGCCGTTCCAACGGTATGAATACTTTCCTTGTCAGGGATAAATGCCGTGCCGTTGAACTGTCCAAGTATATACTGGTTTCCTGAACCCACTGTACCGGGGGGTCCGCCGGGGTTGAGACCGATAATGGCAACCCATTTCACGTTCGACTCGTCGCCATCGACTGGTAGGGGGAAGAAGCTAGGACATTCCCAAACGCCACCGATGGCATTGTATGGACCAAACTCGCTTGCGAATGACCAGTCCTTGAGATTGTCGGATGTGTATATGAGGAGCTTGTGCAGTTCCGAAAGAGCAGTGACAAGAACCCATTTTCCTGTCTCTTCATGCCAGAAGATGTTCGGATCGCGGAAATTCTTATACTGATCTCTATATGACGCTGGGGGTTCAAGAAGCACCGGGTTTGCTTCGTCATAGGTCGTCCACGTTTCACCCTGGTCGAGACTATAGGCGATCGACTGGCTTTGCTGGTCTGTACGAACACGCTTTCCACTTGGTAGTGTTTGACTAACCGGATACTGTTCAACCATCAGCACGTTATATCCACGGCAACGACAAACTCCTCACTGATAAGAAAACATGACTTACATAGGACGTATACATAGCAATCATCGGACTTTCACCTCCAACCCCAAACCCACTCGTGTTCCGCACATCAACAACCGCACTCCCCGAGAAAAACATCTCGGAGACATTCCCCGGGAACCCCCTCGCAAGAAGCGCAACAGGCTGCTCATCCCAATGCGTCAGGTCCTCACTCGTAGCATGGCCCCAGGAAATATTGCCGTGACCCGTTCCACCAGGGTTATACTGATAGAACATGTGGTACGTGCCATCGGCATACACAAGCCCATTGGGATCATTGATCCATCCCCGCGCCGGCGTGAAATGGTACTGGGGCCGGTATGGCTCAGAATATGCTAGGGCTAGGGCTTGTCCTGCTAGAGACATTGTTGAAAGGGCGCTGTGAAGGAATCTGCCGGTGCGCATTTTGGTTGTTATGCAATTGACTTCGCAGCCAGcaacaatcaatcaattcTCACAGTACGACCAGCCCTCTACGAAAGAATTTCCTGCCATAAGTACCCCTCCCAACTACTGCCGAGCCTACAAGCAAGAAACCTTCTCTAGTATCAACTCCACCTTATAGTGAGATCGCCCGTACAATGGATGGGGTATCGCCGACAATTCTCCGACGAGTGTCCACGAGCCCAGTGAGGGGCTCCAGACTAGAATCAGGGCACTGTGATTGAACCCTGGCTTCCCCGCGGGATCCCGAGTGTCTCCATTTTGGAGAAGCCGTGGGGTGAAATTTCGTATGCCGAGAGGTGAAGCCAGGTGTTTGCGCGTGGTAACCTGCGATGTCGGGGTTCCGAGTCTCCGCTGTACGAATTATCGCGCATGCAATTCCGGAGTTTCTGGAGACAGGGCTTGAGTATGGGTCTTATCTCTGACCTCATTGTGCGTATGAAGGTAGCTGAGGATGCTGTTGTCGTTATACTCGGAGGAATACCGTAGAGAGATATGAACCGGGTGTGGATATTTCCATTACGGAATGCCATAAAGTCTGGAGGTTTTAGGAGCTCACCAATACTTTGGTATAGATAATACTAGAATACTCTTTTATTCATTTATAAAATCCAATGACATGAAAAATAGCCGCCCAACCCTCAATACGATAGGTAACAAACTGCAAGTGTACTAAAAAGCCACTACAGTACTATACCAAGACAAAATACCACTATTATACATAATTCCTCTCCCTTATCTTCATAATCCTCGCGGCAGCgtccttctttgcctttcttGAAAGCCGAGGAAGTCGTATATCCTCGTCTCCCGAGAATGCTTCAGGAGAGGGAATCGACACACTCCTTCGCCAagcctctctcttcctcccccgTGCCCCTGGTGCAAAAACGCCGGCGCTATAAACCTCATCTAACGTCGGTATATCGACATAAACGGTAGAACTACGTTTCTTTTTGGGTCGTCCTAGAAAGTCAAGGCAAAGGACCATTGTTAGTTCTCGATATTGTCTAGTGCTTCACACGGATGAGAACGGCGGGGGTACCTTTTCCTCTTCTAGGTGGTCGTAGGAGTACAGACATCTCCCCGGGGAATGGGGTGCTGGCCTTTGGCGAGAAACCTATGAGGAGAATTTTGTCATTAGCAGTGTGCAATCAAGTTTTGTGACAGGCAAAGGAATGCGGTATGCAAGGGCGTCCTGAGGAATGTGTAAATGACTGCAAGTCCCCACTCTTTCATATTCTGGGGAAGCTGAGGAGGCCAAAGGCCGAATCAGACTCAGTCTATTTGAATGACGAAAGATGAGGTAGTGATGGTGGTTCCCAGTGTCATATTATTAATTACATCATTGCAGGATCCCAAATGCATAGAGAAAGAGACATAGGAACATGGCTAGAATGAGAACTGTGAGGACAATCCAAATCCACTTATACTCACTTGGTCCGAAATGGTGGGTATTGTCGTCGTTAAGCACGTCGTGGTATTCTGGGATGTAGTCTTTGGGGTTGGTACTGACGCTTGAGCTGGTGCGAGTGCTCTCGCCGATACTCGATCTAGTACTGATATAGCTGCCACTGGAACCACGCGAACTGTGGCTTATGCCGGGTGTGTAATTGCTTTGATAGGCCCTGGCGGCAAGGTATGGGCGCTCATAACTGGGATACATGAAATGGTAATCGTCGGGGTTGGAAGCTGATATTGGTGGCCGAAGAGTCACATAATCTAAGGATCTCTGATCTTTGAAATgtggcggaggtggagggatTGGTAACGGATCTTCAACATGGGCAACTGTTGGCGCATAAAAGCTATTCCAAATCATTTCCCTCATCTCG
The nucleotide sequence above comes from Aspergillus puulaauensis MK2 DNA, chromosome 3, nearly complete sequence. Encoded proteins:
- a CDS encoding glycoside hydrolase family 32 protein (CAZy:GH32;~COG:G;~EggNog:ENOG410PUNW;~InterPro:IPR001362,IPR013148,IPR013189,IPR018053, IPR013320,IPR023296;~PFAM:PF00251,PF08244;~SECRETED:SignalP(1-22);~go_function: GO:0004553 - hydrolase activity, hydrolyzing O-glycosyl compounds [Evidence IEA];~go_process: GO:0005975 - carbohydrate metabolic process [Evidence IEA]) — translated: MRTGRFLHSALSTMSLAGQALALAYSEPYRPQYHFTPARGWINDPNGLVYADGTYHMFYQYNPGGTGHGNISWGHATSEDLTHWDEQPVALLARGFPGNVSEMFFSGSAVVDVRNTSGFGVGGESPMIAMYTSYYPVSQTLPSGKRVRTDQQSQSIAYSLDQGETWTTYDEANPVLLEPPASYRDQYKNFRDPNIFWHEETGKWVLVTALSELHKLLIYTSDNLKDWSFASEFGPYNAIGGVWECPSFFPLPVDGDESNVKWVAIIGLNPGGPPGTVGSGNQYILGQFNGTAFIPDKESIHTVGTANWFDYGPDFYAALVYNGQPEYQRTVIAWMNNWQYSDKIPTSSWRGAMAIPRRIALKTVNGNVTLAQEPEEDWDAITSEAHTSHFESLPEGTHSLGPLGKALEVNLTFSDRNTNPSSSRSPSDFGISLRATQNSTQQTRIGYDFATEQVFVDRRRSGNSSFDETFASIYHAPLSPAEDGTVALRIFVDWSSVEVFGGQGETTVTAQIFPDEKATYARLFSTGGSTDDVQLSVREVESVW